Within the Streptomyces vilmorinianum genome, the region ACGGGGCGTCAACGCGCGCCGTCAACCTCACACATCCGGCCGGACCTTGTGCGCCAAGGTCCGGCCGGATGTGCATCCGGCCACTTCACGAGGCTTGTTCAACTCGCCTCGAACGTAACCCTTTAACCGTTTCGCACACCCCTGAAACGTGCGGATGCGTGGCTGTGCACCCTTGACAGAGGGGTGTTCCGTTGCCGACACATCGGGCCGGGTCCGGCGGATTGTGTTGCTGCGGACCGGTGACACGCCATAGAGTCGCCAACCGTCGGCATGGTGCCACGCTGACCTATCGATAAATGTTCCTGGTCACATCCAAGGAGGTAAGACGACTTGTGAATGAGTCGACATTTACTCCCGGGGGCGGACAGCCAGGAATCCCTGTCGGCTCCGTCGCTGTCCGGACCTTCGCGACCAACGCGACGCATCAGCCCATGACGACAGCCCACACGATGAAGATGATGGACGGCCTACACGTGAACGCCACGGCCGGCAACGAGAGTGGCCGAGAGTCCACCCACTTCGCCGCCTACGACGAGGTGCCCGAGGGGCACTTCTACGACCCCGACGCCGAGTACGAGCCCGATCCGGAGTACGCGGCCACCCTCGCACCCGACGCTGCCCGCCAGCGCCGCGAGCGGATCGGCCCCACCGGACGGCCCCTGCCGTACTTCCCGATCCCGGGTCCGCTGACCGATCACGGACCCGCGAAGATCATCGCGATGTGCAACCAGAAGGGTGGTGTCGGCAAGACCACGTCGACCATCAACCTGGGTGCCGCACTCGCGGAGTACGGACGGCGGGTGCTGCTCGTCGACTTCGACCCGCAGGGAGCCCTGTCGGTCGGTCTCGGTGTGAACCCGATGGAGCTCGACCTCACCGTCTACAACCTGCTCATGGAGCGGGGCATGTCGGCGGACGAGGTGCTGCTCAAGACCGCCGTGCCCAACATGGACCTGCTGCCGAGCAATATCGACCTCTCGGCCGCCGAGGTGCAGTTGGTCAGCGAGGTCGCGCGCGAGTCCACGCTGCAGCGCGCCCTGAAGCCGCTGATGAACGACTACGACTACATCGTGATCGACTGTCAGCCCTCGCTCGGTCTGCTGACCGTCAACGCGCTGACGGCGGCTCACAAGGTCATCGTGCCGCTGGAATGCGAGTTCTTCGCGCTGCGCGGTGTGGCCCTGCTGACCGAGACGATCGAGAAGGTCCAGGAGCGGCTCAACCCCGAGCTGGAGCTCGACGGAATCCTCGCCACGATGTACGACTCCCGGACCGTGCACAGCCGTGAGGTGCTCGCGCGGGTCGTCGAGGCCTTCGACGACCACGTGTACCACACGGTCATCGGCCGGACCGTCCGCTTCCCGGAGACCACGGTCGCCGGTGAGCCGATCACGACGTACGCGTCGAACTCGGTGGGTGCCGCCGCCTATCGCCAGCTCGCCAGGGAGGTGCTCGCCCGGTGTCACGCCGAGTGAGTCTGCCCGGCGCCGACGAACTGTTCCGTACGACCGGGGGGATGGCGCTGCAGTCGTCCTCGCCCCGGGCCCGGGTCCCGGCTCCGGCGGGCGAGAGCGACACGGACGCGGCGGAGGGCTCCGCCGAGCACTCGGCGGCCCAGTCGGAGACCGCCGAACCGCGGGCCCGGACGCCGGAGCCCACGCCGGCACCCGCGCCCGCGCCCGCCCAGGCGGCTCCGGCGGCGCGCCGGCGCGGCAGGTCGCCCAACCGGCGGCCGAGCGGGCGTGAGCGGCACGACGAGAAGATCACGGTCTACGTCTCCGCCGAGGAGCTGATGGACCTGGAGCACGCACGGCTGGTGCTCCGCGGCGAGCACGGTCTCGCGGTGGACCGCGGCCGGATCGTCCGCGAGGCGGTCGCGGTGGTCCTGGCGGACCTGGAGTCCCGCGGCGACGCGAGCATCCTCGTGCGCCGCCTGCGCGGCCGCTGAGGGTAGCCTGCGGGCTGCCGCGCTCCTGCTCCTCCCTGGACCCCGATGCCCCCGCCCTCCGACGAAACGTCCCTCCCATCCCGCCGCCGCCCGCTGGGCCGCGGCCCGGGCACACCCCGCCCGGGGCGCCCCGGGGAGCCTGAGGCCGCCTCGGGGGAGGGGCCGGAGCCCGCGCCGACGGCGACCGACCGTGCCACGCGGGCGCCGTCCGGCTCGGCCGGGGACCTGCCGGACCTCGAGACTCCGCAGACCGGCGCGCCCGCCGCCGAGTCCGACCCGCCCACGAACGGCGAGGCCCCGCCCGAGGGCGGGGCCGCCGCCCACCTGTCCGGCTCCACCCCGTCGGCGGGTGCGCAGCCGGAGGCGACAGCGATGCTCGGCGCCGCGGGTGGTACGGCCACGGCCTGGGCGACTGCGCAGGCCCCGGCCGAGGTTGTCCCCGTCGGCCACGCCCTGGCGGACGGAGGCGTCGCCGCCCACCCGTCCGGTGACACGGTCATGTCCGACACCGTTGCCGTCTCGGCCGAGGGCGCTGCCAGTGCCGAGCACCTCGCGGACGGAGGCGTCGCCGCTCACCCGTCCGGCGCCGCCTCCGATGCCGGACGCGCCCGCGTGCCGCGGAACGCCCCCGAGACCCCCGTCGGCCCCGGCGCCGAGGCGGTCGTGCCCGGGGACGCCGGCGTCGAGGACGGGCGGTTCACCGTGCGGCTGGCGAACTTCGAGGGGCCGTTCGATCTGCTGCTTCAGCTCATCTCGAAGCACAAGCTCGACGTCACCGAGGTCGCCCTCTCCAAGGTCACCGACGAGTTCATGGCCCACATCCGGGCCATGGGACCCGACTGGGACCTCGACCAGACCACCGAGTTCCTCGTCGTCGCCGCCACGCTGCTCGACCTCAAGGCCGCCCGGCTGCTGCCCGCCGCCGAGGTGGAGGACGAGGCCGATCTCGCGCTCCTCGAAGCGCGGGACCTCCTCTTCGCCCGGCTCCTGCAGTACCGCGCGTACAAACAGATCGCCACGATCTTCGAGGAGCGGTGGGAAGCCGAGGGGCGGCGCCACCCCAGGACCGTCGGGCTCGAAGCCCATCACGCCGAGCTGCTCCCCGAGGTCGTCATCTCCATCGGCGCCGAGGGCTTCGCCAAGCTCGCCGTCAAGGCCATGCAGCCCAAGGCCAAGCCCCAGGTGTACGTCGACCACATCCACGCCCCCCTCGTCAGCGTCCGTGAACAGGCCCGGCTCGTCGTCGCCCTCCTCAAGGAGCGCGGGACCGTCAGCTTCCGGGAGCTCGCCGAAGGGGCCGGCGACACCCTCACCGTCGTCGCCCGCTTCCTCGCCCTCCTGGAGCTCTACCGCGAGAAGGCCGTCGTCCTCGACCAGGAGGACGCCCTCGGCGACCTCACCGTCACCTGGGCCGGCGGCGACGAGGACGCCCGCGTCACCGACGAGTTCGATCAAGAAACGGAGGCTCCGGAGTGAGCGACCTCAAACCGGCCCTCGAAGCCGTCCTCATGGTCGTCGACGAGCCCGCCACCGAGGCCCACCTCGCCAAGGTCCTGGAGCGGACCCCGCGCGAGGTGGGCGACGCCCTGCGCGAGCTCGCCGACGAGTACACCCTCCAGGGCCGCGGCTTCGAGCTGCGCCTGGTCGCCGGCGGCTGGCGCTTCTACAGCCGGGCGGAGTACGCCCCCGCCGTCGAGGCCTTCGTCCTGGACGGGCAGCAGGCCCGGCTCACCCAGGCGGCTCTGGAGACCCTCGCGGTCGTCGCGTACCGCCAGCCGGTCAGCCGTTCCCGGGTCTCCGCGGTCCGCGGAGTGAACTGCGACGGCGTCATGCGCACCCTCCTCCAGCGCGGTCTCGTGGAGGAGGCGGGCGCGGAACCCGAAACAGGTGCGATCCTGTACAGGACGACGAACTACTTCCTGGAGCGGATGGGCCTGCGCGGCCTTGACGAGCTCCCGGAGCTCGCGCCCTTCCTCCCCGAGGCGGACGCGATCGAGGCGGAGACGCTGGAAGGAGTCCCGTCGTTCGATCCGGACGCACCGGATCGTGAGGACGCAGACGACAAGACGACGGAAATTTGATGCGAAGCAGCAGCGGCAGGAACAGCAGCGGAAACAACGGCGGGAGCCGTGGTGGCAACAGCGGCGGTCGCGGCAGCGGCAGCAGCAGCGGCGGCCGCGGCGGCAGCGGTGGCGGCTACCGGGGCACCGGTGGCGGTGGCGGCGGGCGCGGTGACTACCGCGGTGCCGGCGGTGGCCGTGACGACAGGCAGGGCGGCGACCGGCCGCGCAACCCGCGCCCCGAGGAGCGCCGCTACGACGTCGGCGGCCCCTCCGAGGCCCCGAAGAAGGGCCGCGGCGCCGCGGCCCGCGGTGGCGCCAAGGGTGGCCCCAAGGCCCCCCAGGGCGGCAGCCAGCCGCGTCGCGGCCCGCACGGGCAGCGGCAGGCCCCGGCCCGCTCGCGCGAACTCGACGCCACGATCGAGCAGCGCAACCGGGACCGCTACGCGAACAGGCCGGAGATCAAGACCCCGAAGACCTTCCCGGGCGCCGAGCAGGAGGGCGAGCGGCTGCAGAAGGTGCTCGCCCGCGCCGGCATGGGCTCCCGACGCGCCTGCGAGGAGCTGATCGAGCAGGCCCGTGTCGAGGTCAACGGCGAGATCGTCCTCGAGCAGGGCAAGCGCGTGGACCCGGAGAAGGACGAGATCAAGGTCGACGGCCTGACCGTCGCGACCCAGTCGTACCTCTTCTTCGCCCTGAACAAGCCCGCCGGTGTCGTCTCCACCATGGAGGACCCCGACGGCCGCCAGTGCCTCGGGGACTACGTCACCAACCGCGAGACCCGGCTCTTCCACGTCGGCCGGCTCGACACCGAGACCGAGGGCATCATCCTCCTCACCAACCACGGTGAGCTGGCCCACCGCCTCACGCACCCGAAGTACGGCGTGAAGAAGACCTACCTGGCCGCCATCACCGGCCCGCTGCCGCGCGAGGTCGGCAAGCGGCTCAAGGACGGCATCCAGCTGGAGGACGGCTACGCCCGCGCCGACCACTTCCGCGTGGTCGAGCAGACCGGCAAGAACTACCTGGTCGAGGTGCAGCTCCACGAGGGCCGCAAGCACATCGTCCGCCGCATGCTCGCCGAGGCGGGCTTCCCGGTCGAGAAGCTCGTCCGTACGGCGTTCGGCCCGATCGGTCTCGGTGACCAGAAGTCCGGCTGGCTGCGCCGGCTGACCAACACCGAGGTCGGCATGCTGATGAAGGAAGTCGGCCTGTAGGAACCCGCAGGAACCTCTCGTACGAGAGAGAAGCCCGTGACCGCGTGCGGTCACGGGCTTCTTCGCGCTTGTGGTCGAGCCCTCCCCCGCTTTATAGTCAAAGTGACTCTTAAAGAGCTCGGTGGACCTGGACCCACGGGGGTGGACCAGGTCCACCCCCGGCACGGCATGGGGTGGTGACATGAAGCGCTACGGACACGGTCTGGTTCTCGGCCGCTTCTGCCCGCCCCACGCCGGCCACCACTATCTCGTCCGCACCGCCCTGGACCGCTGCGAGCGTCTCACCGTCCTCGTCCTGGGGCGCGACGACGACCCGCTGCCGCTCGCCGACCGGGTCGCGTGGATGCGCGAGATCCACCCCGACGTCCTGGTCATCGGCACGGACGCCGACAGGGACGCCGGTACGGATGCCGGTGCGGACGACGTCCTGCGCGCCGCCGTGACCGAACGGGTCGACGCCGTCTTCGGCCGCCGCTTCGGAGCCCAGCCCGTGCACGTCGACCCGGGCCCCCGGCTCTCCCCCGTCACCTCCGCCGACGTCCGCAGGGACCCCGCCGGCCACTGGGACGCCCTGGAGCCGCCGGTACGGGCGGCCCTCACCCGCCGCGTGGTCGTCCTGGGCGGCGAGTCCACCGGTGCCACCACGACGGCCCTGGCGCTGACCGACCACTACCGGCGCCGCGGCGGGGTCTGGGCCCGCACCCGGTGCGTACCGGACATCACCGCACCGCTCGGCGCCGGCCGCCGCTCGGAAGACTTCCCGGTCGTCGCCCAGCGCCAGGCCGAGCTGGAGGAGGAGGCGGCACGGGCCGGCTCGCCGGTGCTCTTCTGCGACGGCGACGCCTTCGCCACCGCCATACGCCACGAGCGGTACCTCGGCACCGCGAGCCCCGCCACCGGCGAGATCGCCGCCCGGAGCCGGCAGCACCTCTGGCTTCTCACCGACCACCGGGGTGTGCCCTTCGACCGGGACAGGGCCGACGACGCCGGGCAGCTGCGGGCCTGGATGACGGCCCGCCTCCTCACCCAGCTCACCCACACGGGCCGCCCCATGGTTCTCCTCACCGGGCCGCACGAGGAGCGGCTCGCCACCGCCGTCGCGGCCGTGGACGAGCTGCTCGCCGATCTCCCTCCGGAGGGCCGCCGATGACCAGCGCCGCACGAGCCCCCCAGGGCTACGACGCCTCCGCCTTCGAGCCCTTCGCCGTCACCGCCGACCTCGCCGTCTTCACCCTCCGCGAGGAGCGCCTGCACGTCCTGCTCGTCGAGCGCGGCCAGGAGCCGTACGCGGGCGCCTGGGCCCTGCCCGGAGGGTTCGTGCGGCCTCGTGAGTCCTCGGAGCAGGCGGCCCGTCGCGAACTCGCCGAGGAGACCGGCCTGTCGGAGGACACCGTCGCCGGACTCCACCTCGAACAGCTGCGGACCTACAGCGAGCCGGACCGCGACCCGAGGATGCGGGTCGTGTCCGTCGCGTACACCGCGCTCGTGCCCGACCCGCCCGAGCCACGCGGTGGTGGCGACGCGGTACGGGCGCGGTGGATGCCGTACGGGTCGTACGGGCCTCTCGCCTTCGACCACGACCGGATCCTCGCCGACGCCCACGAACGGGTCGGCGCCAAGCTCGAGTACACCTGTCTCGCCACCGCCTTCTGCCCGCCCGAGTTCACGATCGGCGAGCTGCGGCAGGTGTACGAGACGGTCTGGGGCGTCGAGCTCGACCGCCCCAACTTCCGGCGCAAGGTCCTCGCCACGCCCGGCTTCGTCCAGGCCGTGGAAGGACCGCCGCGCCTCACCGGCGGACGGGGGAAACCGGCCGCTCTCTACCGGGCGGGAGAGGCCACGGCCCTCCACCCGCCACTTCTGCGACCGGAAGGACGATCCACATGACGATCCACATGACGAAGCAGGCCGCCACCGGGGCGCTGGTCGGGCTCGCGCTCGGAGACGCCCTCGGCTTCCCGACGGAGTTCGACGACGTGCCGTCGATCCTGGCGAAGTTCGGCCCGTGGCGGGAGATGGAGCTGCCCGTCAAGCGCGGCAAGGCGTACGTCACGGACGACACGCAGATGACGCTGGCCCTCGCGCGGGGCATCAGGACCGCCATGGACCGCGGCGTGCTCGCCCCGCTGCGGCTCGCGCGGCCGGTCCGGGAGGAGTTCGTCGACTGGTACCACTCCCCGGAGAACAACCGGGCGCCGGGGAACACGTGTCTGCGCGCGTGCATGCTCCTCGACAGCGACCGTGCGTGGCAGGACGCCAGCCAGATCCACTCCAAGGGCTGCGGGGCCAACATGCGCGTCGCGCCCCTCGGGCTCGTGCCCGGCCTGAGCGAGGAGCAGCGGTCCGGCGCGGCCCAGCTGCAGTCGGCGCTCACCCACGGCCACCCGACGGCGCTGGCCGCGTCCGACCTGACGGCCCGTGCGGTGTACCTGCTCACCCAGGGCGTCGACCCGACGGGGCTGGTGGGCCACCTGCGCTCGTACGCCTACGAGAACCGCTCCGTGTACCGCGACACCTGGCTCGGCGACCTGTGGACCCGCTCCCAGGACCCCTCGGCCCGGCACTTCATCGAGCGCGGCTGGGACGAGTGCCTGGCCGTCCTGGAGAAGCTGGACGCCGTCCAGCGGACCGCCGACCCCGAGCTGGACCCGTGCATGTACACCGGCGACGGCTGGATCGCGGAAGAGGCCCTGGCCACCGGCCTCCTGTGCTTCCTGCTCTTCCCCGACGAGCCGCTCACGGCCCTGCGCCGCGCCGCCTGCACCCGCGGCGACTCCGACTCGATCGCCTGCCTGGCGGGCGCGTTCGCGGGCGCCCACCTGGGCGCCGACGCGTGGCCGAAGGAGTGGGAGGAGCAGATCGAGTACCGCAGCGATCTGTTGACGTTCGGGGCGCTCTGGGACGCTTGATCCATGACCGTGGCCCTCATACCCGAGGTCGACCTCTCCGCCGTCGTCGCGGAGCAGCCCGACCCCCTGCTGTTCGCGACCGTCTCCGGCGCGCATCTGTACGGATTCCCGTCCCGCGACTCGGACGTGGACCTGCGCGGCGTGCACCTGCTGCCGGTGGCCGGGCTGATCGGGCTGCACGAGCCCGAGGAGACCCGGTCCCGGATGTGGGACCAGGACGGGGTGGAGATGGACCTCGTCACGCACGACCTGCGGAAGTTCGTCCGGCTGATGCTGCGGCGCAACGGCTACGTACTGGAGCAGCTGCTGTCCCCGTTGGTGGCACACACCTCGGAGGCCCATGCCGAGCTGATCTCCCTGGTGCCGCATGTGCTCACCACCCACCACGCGCATCACTACCGTGGGTTCGCCGCGACGCAGTGGCGGCTCTTCGAGAAGACCGAGGAGCTGAAGCCGCTGCTCTACACCTTCCGCGCACTGCTCACCGGCATCCATCTGATGCGCTCCGGCGAGGTCCAGGCCCATCTGCCCACGCTGGCGGGGCAGGTGGCCGAGGCTCCCGCGTACGTGCCGCGGCTGATCGCGGCGAAGGCGGCGGCCGAGCACGGGCTCGCGGAGGTGGATGTCGAGCGGGTCCGCCGTGACGTGGAGGCGCTGCACGGGGTGCTGGACGCGGCGCAGGCGGCCTCGGCGCTCGGGGACGCCCCAGAGGCGCACGGCGCCCTGCACGACTTCGTCGTGCGGACTCGGCTGGGCAGCGCGGTCTAGAGCGCGCGCAGGGCCGACGCGCGGCGGGCGCGGATCAGGAAGTCCTCGACGCGGGCGTGGTCCGGGGTCGAGGGGAGGGGGGAGGTGGTCGCCGCGGCGTCCGCCTCCTCCGTGAGGCGGGTCATCCAGGACTCGATCTCGGACCAGGGGACCTCGCCGCGCTTCACCGCGAGCAGACGCTCGCGGTCGTCGCCGACATGGATGGTCAGCTCGCCCGTGCGCAGCAGGTCGCGGCAGCTCATGAGCAGGCGCAGCAGGTGCATGGCGTGCTTCCAGCGCGGCTGCCCGTACTGGCGGACGTCGGCGTCGAGCTTCCTGCGCTGGCCCCCGGCGTACCGGACGAAGGTCTGGTGGGCCTGGCGGGAGAGGAACGCCTCGCGCAGCGCGACCAGTTCGCGGCCCATGTCGTCGATGTGCTCGACGACGGGGGAGTGCAGACACTCCAGGACGTTGGGGTTGGCGCGCAGGGCCAGCTCGCAGAAGCGCTCCAGCTCCCAGCTGAACTGCTCCTCCTCCGGCCCCTCCACATGCGCCGGCGGCTTCTCGAAGCGCCAGAAGAGCGGGGTCGGGGCGAGGAAGACGCCCCGGCGATCGGTGTCGCTCCCCTCGGTGTCCAGACCGAAGGCACGCGACCCCATGACGCAGGAATAGATCGTGTGGTCGCGCACCAGGTCTGCTGGAGTCATGCGGGTCAGATTACGCGAGGGTGATGGTGTCCCCGGACACGGTGATCTCCTCGGCCGGGAGGGGGCGCGGAGCCGGTCCGGCGGCCACCGAGCCGTCCGCGATGCGGTACTTGGAGCCGTGGCAGGGACAGTCGATGGTGCCGTTCGCGACCTTGTTCACCGTGCAGCCCTGGTGGGTGCAGACCGCCGAGAACGCCTTGAACTCGCCGTCCGTGGGCTGGGTGACGACCACCTTCTCGTCCTTGAAGACGGTGCCGCCCCCGACCGGGATCTGGGAGGTGCTGCCGAGCGATGTCCCGGCGGGCGCCGTACCCGGGGTCGTCGGGCCCGTGGGCAGGGGCGTCGTCGGGCCGGCGGTCGTACCGCCCTCCTTGTCGCCGTCCGAGCCGCAGCCGGTGGCCAGCGCGGCGGTGACCGAACCCGCACCGGCCAGCAGCACGGTACGACGGGGCGTGGCATCTGAAGTCATGCCGTACAGCTTGGTCCGGGGGCGGTGCCGGACCGGGCAACACGCCTACGCCCAGGGGACCTGAACACCCCGAGTGGCGGCACGCCCCGGTTCAGGTGACATTGGGCGTGTTTCCGCCCCGGCGAAGGACAGGACCACGGCAGTCGCACCGAACCCGCACGCGTGCGCGCCGCGACCGCCCTCCCCGTCCGTCTCGGAGGGCGGTCGCCGCCGCTGCGGGTCCGGGCGGCTGACTAGGCTGAACGGAGCACTCTCGCACTTCGAAGGAGCACCACGTGGCGGTACGAGCGGTCCGAGGCGCCGTCCAGCTGGAACGGGACGAGGCCGGACACATGCACGAGCAGGTCGAGGAACTGCTCACCGCCGTCCTGGAGCGCAACGGGCTCACCGCCGACGACCTGATCAGCATCTGGTTCACGGCCACGCCCGATCTGCACAGCGACTTCCCGGCAGCGGCGGCACGCCGGATCGGGATCGTCGACGTGCCCCTGATCTGCGCGCAGGAGCTGGACATCGAGGGTGCGATGCCGAGGGTCGTACGGCTCCTCGCGCACGTCGAGTCGGAACTGCCCAAGTCCGCGATCGCGCACGTCTACCTCGGTGCCGCGGCCGCCCTGCGCAAGGACATCGCCCAGTGAGAACCGCGCTCGTCATCGGAACCGGCCTCATCGGCACCTCGGCGGCGCTCGCGCTCGCCGGGCGGGGCATCGCCGTCCACCTCCGCGACCACGACCCGGCCCGCGCGCGTACGGCCGCGGCGCTCGGCGCCGGCACGGACGAGGCGCCCGAGGGGCCCGTCGACCTCGCGATCGTCGCCGTACCTCCGGCACATGTGGCCGCCACGCTCGCCGCGGCGATGCGCGACGGGCTCGCGCGCGGCTACCTGGACGTGGCGAGCGTCAAGGGCGGACCGAAGCGGGAGCTGGAGGAGCTGGGGCTCGACCTCACCGCGTACATCGGCACGCACCCGATGTCCGGGAAGGAGCGCTCGGGCCCGCTCGCGGCGACCGCCGACCTCTTCGAGGGGCGGCCGTGGGTGCTCACCCCGACCCGGGACACCGACACCGAGGTCCTGAACCTCGCCCTGGAGCTGGTCGCGCTCTGCCGCGCCGTCCCCGTCGTCATGGACGCGGACGCCCACGACCGGGCGGTCGCGCTCGTCTCGCACACCCCGCAGCTGGTCTCGTCGATGGTCGCGGCGCGCCTGGAGGAGGCGGACGAGACGGCGGTACGGCTCTGTGGGCAGGGCATCCGTGACGTCACCCGGATCGCGGCCTCCGACCCGCGCATGTGGGTCGAGATCCTGTCGGCGAACCCCGGGCCTGTCGCGGACGTCCTCGCGGGCGTCGCGGCGGACCTGGACGAGACGGTCCGGGCGCTCCGCTCGCTCCAGTCCACCGACGACGACAAGCGCCGGGAGGGCACGAGCGGGGTCGAGGACGTGCTGCGCCGCGGCAACGCGGGCCGCGCGCGGGTCCCGGGCAAGCACGGTGCCGCGCCGACGCTGTACGAGACCGTCGCCGTCCTCATCAGCGACCAGCCGGGCGAGCTCGCCCGTATCTTCGCGGACGCCGGCCGCGCGGGGGTCAACATCGAGGACGTCCGCATCGAGCACGCGACGGGGCAGCAGGCGGGCCTGGTCCAGCTGATGGTGGAGCCGTCGGCCGCGCCGGTGCTGGGGGCCGCGCTGCGGGAGCGGGGCTGGGCGCTCAGGGCGGGGTGAGCCCGGCTCGGCCAGATGGGTGGCCGGGACTCGGTAACCTTGTGTAGGCCGCGCACGTCCGCGAGGCCTCACCGCTCACCCCAGGAAGGTGTTCCCCACCGTGGAAACCGTGATCGTCGCCATCGACGGGCCCTCCGGCACGGGCAAGTCGAGCACCTCGAAGGCGGTTGCCGCCAAGCTGGGGCTGAGCTACCTGGACACCGGCGCGCAGTACCGCGCGATCACCTGGTGGATGATCAGCAACGGCGTCGACGTCAGCGACGCCGAGGCCGTCGCCAACGCCGCCGCCAAGCCCGTCATCGTCTCCGGCACCGACCCGGCCCGTCCGACGATCACCGTCGACGGGGCCGACGCCGCCGGCCCGATCCGTACCGAAGAGGTCACCTCCAAGGTCAGCGCCGTCAGCGCCGTCCCCGAGGTGCGGGCCCGGATCACCGAGCTGCAGCGGTCCATCGCCAAGAACACCGACGGCGGCATCGTCGTCGAGGGCCGGGACATCGGCACCACCGTCCTGCCCGACGCCGACCTCAAGATCTTCCTCACCGCCTCCCCCGAGGCCCGTGCCGCCCGCCGCTCCGGCGAGCTCAAGGGCGTCGACGTGGCGGCCACCCAGCAGGCCCTGATCAAGCGGGACGCGGCGGACTCCAGCCGTAAGACCTCCCCGCTCGCCAAGGCCGACGACGCCGTCGAGGTCGACACCACGGACCTGACTCTGGACCAGGTCATCGAGTGCGTCGTGACCCTGGTGGAGGAGCTGCGCAGCCGAGACACAGCGCAGGTTGAGGGTCCCGAGTGAGGAACGAGCGAGGGGCACTCGGCCGCAGCGGAGTCGAGGCGGAGCGCGACCGAAAGCACAGAGAAGAGGGCGGCCGCCAAGTGACCCAGCCCTCCGAGAAGGGCGCCGCCGTCGGGCGTGGCATCGGCATCGGGCTGATGTACGGCCTGTGGAAGCCGCGCGTCCTCGGTGCCTGGCGGGTGCCGGCCTCCGGACCCGTCATCCTCGCCGTCAACCACGCGCACAACATCGACGGCCCCATGCTCATGGGCACGGCCCCCCGCCCGGTGCACTTCCTGATCAAGAAGGAAGCGTTCGTCGGGCCCCTCGGGCCCTTCCTGGAGGGCATCGGGCAGCTCAAGGTGGACCGGGACAGCACGGACCGGGCCGCGATAGGCAACGCCCTCGCGGTCCTGGAGCACGGCGGCGTCCTCGGGATCTTCCCCGAGGGCACCCGCGGCGAGGGCGACTTCGCCTCCCTGCGCGCCGGGCTCGCGTACTTCGCCGTACGCAGCGGGGCGCCGATCGTCCCGGTCGCGGTCCTGGGAAGTTCCGACCGCCCCGGACGGTTGATCAAGGCGCTGCCCCCGCTGCGCAGCCGCGTCGACGTCGTCTTCGGCGACGCCTTCGAGGCCGGCGACGGCAGCGGGCGCCGCACCCGCAAGGCGCTGGACGAGGCCACCGTACGGATTCAGGAGCGGCTCACCGCCCACCTGAAAAACGCCAGGCGCCTCACCGGGCGCTGAGTGAGACTCTGAGTAGTGGGTTCGCACCCACCGACCACGAATGATCAAGGAACGGACTTCATGAACGACCAGCACGACCACGGGGCACTTGGCGACGCCGAGTACGCGGAGTTCATGGAGCTCGCCGCGGAAGAGGGCTTCGACATCGAGGAGGTCGAGGGCGCGATCGAGGAGGCCGGGCACGGCCCGCTCCCCGTCCTCGCCGTCGTCGGCCGCCCCAA harbors:
- a CDS encoding ADP-ribosylglycohydrolase family protein, encoding MTIHMTKQAATGALVGLALGDALGFPTEFDDVPSILAKFGPWREMELPVKRGKAYVTDDTQMTLALARGIRTAMDRGVLAPLRLARPVREEFVDWYHSPENNRAPGNTCLRACMLLDSDRAWQDASQIHSKGCGANMRVAPLGLVPGLSEEQRSGAAQLQSALTHGHPTALAASDLTARAVYLLTQGVDPTGLVGHLRSYAYENRSVYRDTWLGDLWTRSQDPSARHFIERGWDECLAVLEKLDAVQRTADPELDPCMYTGDGWIAEEALATGLLCFLLFPDEPLTALRRAACTRGDSDSIACLAGAFAGAHLGADAWPKEWEEQIEYRSDLLTFGALWDA
- a CDS encoding nucleotidyltransferase domain-containing protein, with amino-acid sequence MTVALIPEVDLSAVVAEQPDPLLFATVSGAHLYGFPSRDSDVDLRGVHLLPVAGLIGLHEPEETRSRMWDQDGVEMDLVTHDLRKFVRLMLRRNGYVLEQLLSPLVAHTSEAHAELISLVPHVLTTHHAHHYRGFAATQWRLFEKTEELKPLLYTFRALLTGIHLMRSGEVQAHLPTLAGQVAEAPAYVPRLIAAKAAAEHGLAEVDVERVRRDVEALHGVLDAAQAASALGDAPEAHGALHDFVVRTRLGSAV
- a CDS encoding nucleotidyltransferase domain-containing protein → MTPADLVRDHTIYSCVMGSRAFGLDTEGSDTDRRGVFLAPTPLFWRFEKPPAHVEGPEEEQFSWELERFCELALRANPNVLECLHSPVVEHIDDMGRELVALREAFLSRQAHQTFVRYAGGQRRKLDADVRQYGQPRWKHAMHLLRLLMSCRDLLRTGELTIHVGDDRERLLAVKRGEVPWSEIESWMTRLTEEADAAATTSPLPSTPDHARVEDFLIRARRASALRAL
- a CDS encoding Rieske (2Fe-2S) protein, with product MTSDATPRRTVLLAGAGSVTAALATGCGSDGDKEGGTTAGPTTPLPTGPTTPGTAPAGTSLGSTSQIPVGGGTVFKDEKVVVTQPTDGEFKAFSAVCTHQGCTVNKVANGTIDCPCHGSKYRIADGSVAAGPAPRPLPAEEITVSGDTITLA
- the aroH gene encoding chorismate mutase, producing MAVRAVRGAVQLERDEAGHMHEQVEELLTAVLERNGLTADDLISIWFTATPDLHSDFPAAAARRIGIVDVPLICAQELDIEGAMPRVVRLLAHVESELPKSAIAHVYLGAAAALRKDIAQ
- a CDS encoding prephenate dehydrogenase, with the protein product MRTALVIGTGLIGTSAALALAGRGIAVHLRDHDPARARTAAALGAGTDEAPEGPVDLAIVAVPPAHVAATLAAAMRDGLARGYLDVASVKGGPKRELEELGLDLTAYIGTHPMSGKERSGPLAATADLFEGRPWVLTPTRDTDTEVLNLALELVALCRAVPVVMDADAHDRAVALVSHTPQLVSSMVAARLEEADETAVRLCGQGIRDVTRIAASDPRMWVEILSANPGPVADVLAGVAADLDETVRALRSLQSTDDDKRREGTSGVEDVLRRGNAGRARVPGKHGAAPTLYETVAVLISDQPGELARIFADAGRAGVNIEDVRIEHATGQQAGLVQLMVEPSAAPVLGAALRERGWALRAG
- the cmk gene encoding (d)CMP kinase — its product is MFPTVETVIVAIDGPSGTGKSSTSKAVAAKLGLSYLDTGAQYRAITWWMISNGVDVSDAEAVANAAAKPVIVSGTDPARPTITVDGADAAGPIRTEEVTSKVSAVSAVPEVRARITELQRSIAKNTDGGIVVEGRDIGTTVLPDADLKIFLTASPEARAARRSGELKGVDVAATQQALIKRDAADSSRKTSPLAKADDAVEVDTTDLTLDQVIECVVTLVEELRSRDTAQVEGPE
- a CDS encoding lysophospholipid acyltransferase family protein, with the translated sequence MYGLWKPRVLGAWRVPASGPVILAVNHAHNIDGPMLMGTAPRPVHFLIKKEAFVGPLGPFLEGIGQLKVDRDSTDRAAIGNALAVLEHGGVLGIFPEGTRGEGDFASLRAGLAYFAVRSGAPIVPVAVLGSSDRPGRLIKALPPLRSRVDVVFGDAFEAGDGSGRRTRKALDEATVRIQERLTAHLKNARRLTGR